The following proteins are co-located in the Amphiprion ocellaris isolate individual 3 ecotype Okinawa chromosome 7, ASM2253959v1, whole genome shotgun sequence genome:
- the stard10 gene encoding START domain-containing protein 10 — MSAQTVSIPDDRAFASFKAECLCEEGWSMTYTKSGIVVWTQSLEEGKSVHKIKCRMICKDVSAETMYDVLHDIEYRRKWDSNVIETFDIGKLTVNADVGYYSWKCPKPLRNRDVITLRSWLPIGRDYIIMNYSVKHPKYPPKKDMVRVVSIQTGYMIQSQGPNHCTLTYMAQVDPRGSLPKWVVNKSSHLLAPRAMKKIHKACLKYQEWKQRHNPGFKPWLYPEQTTLPSIPLSELSIQRAESLENIDESSLAETQEREDSD; from the exons ATGTCTGCTCAGACTGTGAGCATCCCGGACGACCGGGCTTTCGCCAGCTTCAAGGCGGAGTGTCTGTGCGAAGAGGGCTGGAGTATGACCTACACCAAGTCGGGGATCGTGGTGTGGACCCAGTCTCTGGAAGAGGGAAAGTCCGTCCACAAGATTAAG tgTCGGATGATATGTAAGGATGTGTCGGCTGAGACTATGTATGACGTTCTCCATGACATTGAATACAGAAGGAAATGGGACTCAAATGTCATTGAGACCTTCGACATCGGAAAACTTACGGTCAACGCAGATGTTGGTTACTACTCAT GGAAGTGTCCAAAACCTCTTCGGAACCGTGATGTCATCACGCTTCGCTCCTGGCTGCCAATAGGGAGAGATTACATCATCATGAACTACTCTGTCAAACATCCT AAATACCCTCCTAAAAAGGACATGGTGCGTGTTGTTTCCATTCAGACGGGGTACATGATCCAAAGCCAGGGACCTAATCACTGTACCCTCACTTATATGGCCCAGGTAGATCCACGAG GATCGTTACCCAAGTGGGTTGTCAACAAGTCTTCCCACTTACTTGCTCCTCGC GCAATGAAGAAAATCCACAAAGCCTGTTTGAAGTATCAAGAGTGGAAGCAGAGACATAACCCTGGCTTCAAGCCCTGGCTCTACCCTGAACAGACTACATTACCCAGCATCCCACTCTCTGAGCTCAGCATCCAGCGTGCAGAGAGCCTGGAGAATATTGATGAGAGCTCACTGGCTGAGACCCAAGAGAGAGAGGACAGcgactaa